In one Gossypium hirsutum isolate 1008001.06 chromosome D09, Gossypium_hirsutum_v2.1, whole genome shotgun sequence genomic region, the following are encoded:
- the LOC107890578 gene encoding uncharacterized protein isoform X2, which translates to MEEAAGNNNNNDELQLSIDKISNGSGTNGSHIEPNPTLKSNLKKTTTAAADDNDGEGELMKTERRKVSWPDAHGKDIAHVREFEPR; encoded by the exons ATGGAAGAAGCAGCAGGTAATAATAACAACAATGATGAATTACAGTTAAGCATCGACAAGATCAGCAATGGCAGTGGGACTAATGGCTCCCACATTGAACCAAACCCAACTCTCAAGAGTAATCTGAAGAAAACAACTACAGCAGCAGCAGATGATAATGATGGAGAGGGTGAGTTAATGAAGACTGAAAGGAGGAAAGTAAGTTGGCCAGATGCTCATGGAAAAGATATTGCTCATGTGCGAGAGTTTGAGCCAAG ATGA
- the LOC107890578 gene encoding uncharacterized protein isoform X1, with the protein MEEAAGNNNNNDELQLSIDKISNGSGTNGSHIEPNPTLKSNLKKTTTAAADDNDGEGELMKTERRKVSWPDAHGKDIAHVREFEPSVSDDGELEGVRRSCVCVIQ; encoded by the exons ATGGAAGAAGCAGCAGGTAATAATAACAACAATGATGAATTACAGTTAAGCATCGACAAGATCAGCAATGGCAGTGGGACTAATGGCTCCCACATTGAACCAAACCCAACTCTCAAGAGTAATCTGAAGAAAACAACTACAGCAGCAGCAGATGATAATGATGGAGAGGGTGAGTTAATGAAGACTGAAAGGAGGAAAGTAAGTTGGCCAGATGCTCATGGAAAAGATATTGCTCATGTGCGAGAGTTTGAGCCAAG TGTGTCAGATGATGGGGAGCTGGAAGGGGTTAGGAGGTCTTGCGTTTGTGTCATTCAATGA
- the LOC107890580 gene encoding ankyrin repeat domain-containing protein 13C, producing MAGIDVSKYAHSAVHKAVATKDYAGLKRILAALPRLGNPTEIQTEAASLAEEEKADAISAVIDRRDAPNRDTPLHLAVKLGDETATEMLMGAGADWSLQNEQGWSALQEAICNREEAIAMIIVRHYPPLAWAKWCRRLPRLVGTMRRMRDFYMEITFHFESSVIPFISRIAPSDTYKIWKRGANLRADMTLAGFDGFRIQRSDQSILFLGDGSEDGKVPPGSLCMIFHKDREVINAFDGAGSLATDEEVRQEVAAMSQTNIFRPGIDVTQAVLLPQVTWRRQEKTEMVGAWKAKVYDMHNVVVSIKSRRVPGAMTDDEFFAASNGNETESEELDEILTEDERRQLEVALKLDSSEISNENGDGIIGHRHSCYESREIPIEETNGYKNVETKQEKKGWFGGWRKREPKHEAQRKIVPPRSSLSIDEKVSDLLGDSPSGNQIKPGRHSVEIVARDDHRRTRDSRTTSTSLESGNRCKDSGRENEYKKGLRPVLWLSPNFPLQTEELLPLLDILANKVKAIRRLRELLTTKLPAGTFPVKVAIPVVPTIRVLVSFTKFEELQPVDEFSTPPSSPVVGRESPAVTHVTGSSWFQWIKAPYHRPSSSNYSHNKIENLQDPFAIPQDYTWITAEAKKKKMQERSKSKKGKSQNHLK from the exons ATGGCGGGTATTGATGTTTCTAAGTATGCACATAGTGCTGTGCACAAGGCTGTTGCTACAAAGGATTATGCTGGTCTTAAGAGGATACTCGCGGCGCTCCCACGTCTTGGGAACCCGACTGAGATTCAAACTGAAGCAGCCTCATTGGCCGAGGAAGAGAAGGCTGATGCGATATCTGCCGTGATTGATCGGCGCGATGCTCCTAACAGGGATACTCCTCTTCACTTAGCTGTTAAGCTTGGTGATGAAACTGCAACCGAAATGCTTATGGGTGCTGGTGCTGATTGGAGTTTGCAAAATGAACAAGGATGGAGTGCACTCCAAGAAGCGATTTGTAATCGGGAAGAAGCTATTGCTATGATTATTGTTCGGCATTACCCGCCATTGGCATGGGCAAAATGGTGTAGGAGGTTGCCTCGCTTGGTGGGAACTATGCGAAGGATGAGAGACTTTTACATGGAAATCACATTCCATTTCGAGAGTTCCGTGATACCTTTCATTTCCAGGATTGCTCCTTCGGATACATATAAGATTTGGAAGAGGGGTGCAAATCTGAGAGCAGATATGACTTTGGCTGGATTTGACGGATTCAGAATTCAACGTTCAGATCAGAGTATTCTTTTCCTTGGTGATGGTTCCGAGGACGGGAAGGTTCCTCCTGGATCACTATGTATGATCTTTCATAAGGATAGAGAGGTGATAAATGCTTTCGATGGTGCTGGTTCTCTAGCAACTGATGAAGAGGTTCGACAAGAAGTGGCTGCAATGTCTCAAACTAATATATTCAGGCCTGGTATAGATGTGACACAGGCAGTTCTTTTGCCGCAAGTAACATGGAGGCGACAAGAGAAAACTGAAATGGTTGGTGCTTGGAAGGCTAAGGTGTACGATATGCACAATGTTGTTGTTAGCATCAAATCTAGGAGGGTGCCTGGTGCCATGACCGATGATGAGTTCTTTGCAGCTTCCAATGGAAATGAAACAGAAAGTGAGGAGCTTGATGAGATCTTGACAGAAGATGAAAGGAGACAACTTGAAGTTGCTCTTAAGTTGGATTCTTCAGAAATATCCAATGAGAACGGGGATGGCATTATTGGGCATCGCCATAGTTGTTATGAGTCCAGGGAAATCCCTATCGAGGAGACCAATGGTTATAAAAATGTAGAGACTAAGCAGGAGAAGAAAGGATGGTTTGGTGGATGGAGGAAACGGGAGCCGAAGCATGAAGCGCAGAGGAAGATTGTGCCACCTAGAAGTTCTCTTTCTATAGATGAGAAGGTGAGCGACTTGCTTGGAGACTCTCCATCTGGGAATCAGATAAAACCTGGTAGGCATTCTGTGGAGATTGTGGCAAGGGATGATCATCGGAGGACTAGAGATTCACGGACAACTTCCACTAGTTTGGAAAGTGGTAATCGGTGCAAGGATAGTGGTCGGGAGAATGAGTATAAGAAAGGGTTGAGGCCTGTTCTTTGGCTTTCTCCAAACTTCCCGCTGCAAACTGAAGAACTCCTGCCATTGCTAGACATTCTTGCAAATAAAGTCAAGGCAATTCGTCGGTTAAGGGAACTGCTCACTACAAAGCTTCCAGCTGGAACCTTCCCTGTCAAG GTTGCAATCCCAGTGGTTCCAACAATCAGGGTATTGGTTTCTTTCACCAAGTTCGAAGAACTACAGCCAGTGGACGAGTTCTCTACACCCCCTTCAAGCCCCGTTGTTGGGCGAGAAAGCCCTGCGGTGACACATGTGACAGGTTCGTCCTGGTTTCAGTGGATAAAGGCACCGTATCATCGGCCGAGCTCATCCAATTATAGCCACAACAAGATAGAAAATCTTCAAGATCCATTTGCAATACCCCAAGATTATACATGGATCACAGCTgaagcaaagaaaaagaagatgcaAGAGAGGAGCAAATCAAAGAAAGGTAAGAGTCAGAACCATTTGAAGTGA